The Coprobacter tertius genome includes a region encoding these proteins:
- the rbr gene encoding rubrerythrin, translated as MMKSIQGTLTEQNLLKAFAGESQARNRYSLFAEVAQMEGYQQISSVFLETAEQEREHAKRFFDFMTGGEMLTITADYPAGRIGTTKENLLEAAEGEKLEWSSLYSDFAGVALEEGFKDVSIAFKMIAKVEEFHEWRYRKLLSRLEDGTVFKREEPIKWQCRNCGFVFEGKEPPAKCPACLHPQAYFEPKRDNY; from the coding sequence ATTATGAAAAGTATTCAAGGTACCCTTACCGAGCAGAATCTGCTGAAAGCTTTTGCCGGTGAATCCCAGGCCCGTAATCGTTATTCTCTTTTTGCTGAAGTAGCGCAAATGGAGGGCTATCAACAAATCAGTAGTGTTTTTCTTGAAACAGCCGAGCAGGAAAGAGAACATGCTAAACGTTTTTTCGATTTTATGACCGGGGGGGAAATGTTAACCATTACGGCTGATTACCCGGCGGGCCGTATCGGAACGACAAAAGAAAATCTTTTGGAGGCCGCCGAGGGAGAGAAGTTAGAGTGGTCGTCTTTGTATTCCGATTTTGCGGGTGTAGCTCTCGAGGAGGGTTTTAAAGATGTTTCTATCGCTTTTAAAATGATTGCGAAGGTAGAAGAATTTCACGAATGGCGTTATCGTAAATTGCTTTCTCGGCTTGAAGACGGTACGGTCTTTAAGCGTGAAGAACCTATTAAATGGCAATGCCGTAATTGCGGTTTTGTCTTTGAAGGTAAAGAGCCGCCGGCAAAATGTCCGGCATGTTTGCATCCGCAAGCCTATTTCGAACCTAAGAGAGATAATTATTGA